GCGGAAACCAATCGCGCTCAGGCCGCCCGTGACCTCCAGATCGCCAAGGTCCGCCTGGCACTGCTCGCCGATTTGCCACTGGGTGCCCAAGACGCAGGCATCGTTCAGCCCTCGGCTGCCCCCGCACCATCACCACCTCAGGCCGCGCCGCGCGCGGCTACCGCAACGACTGGAAATCAGAGGCTCCCATGAGTCGCCCGCAGAGCATTGCCCTCCTCGCCGTCCTGACAGGATTCAGCCTGCTGGGCTGCGGCAACGGATCCAACGCGGCGGACGCACCGGTCGAGACCCCGGCGGCTCTGGTAGGCGCGGAGAATCTGGCCATCGCCGAGCAGCGCCAGATCCTGGATGGGCCCGTGGTCTCCGGCACGCTGACCGCCGAACGGACCGCGACGATTCGCGCCGAGATGAGCACGACCGTGGCCCAGGTGAATGTCGAGGCCGGCCAGCCGGTTGCCCGCGGCCAGTCGCTCGGACGTCTCAATGACGACGGGGTCCGGGATGCGGCCCTGTCGGCGCGCTCCGGTGTCCGGACCGCGACCGAGGCGCTGGTACTCGCCAATCGCAACGTGGATCGGGCCGACAAGCTGGCCAAGGCTGGCGCGGTTGCCGAGAGCGAACTCGAGCAGGCCCGCCAGCTGGCGCTCAACGCCGAAGCGCAGCTTGCGGACGCCAAAGCCCGGCAGGCGGCGGCCGACAAGCAGCTGGCCAATACGGAGCTCCGGGCGCCGATCGGTGGCGTCGTCAGCGAGCGCCATGTCAACGTGGGTGACAATGTGTCGCCGGGAACCGCCCTCATTACCGTGGTCGACCCCAACAGTCTCCGGCTCGAGGCCCAGGTACCAGTAACGGCGGT
This genomic stretch from Gemmatimonadales bacterium harbors:
- a CDS encoding efflux RND transporter periplasmic adaptor subunit, coding for MSRPQSIALLAVLTGFSLLGCGNGSNAADAPVETPAALVGAENLAIAEQRQILDGPVVSGTLTAERTATIRAEMSTTVAQVNVEAGQPVARGQSLGRLNDDGVRDAALSARSGVRTATEALVLANRNVDRADKLAKAGAVAESELEQARQLALNAEAQLADAKARQAAADKQLANTELRAPIGGVVSERHVNVGDNVSPGTALITVVDPNSLRLEAQVPVTAVSALKPGTPVPFAVDGYPDRRFEGKVTRINPAVDPATRQVRITVGLPNASGRLVAGLFAQGQVGTVQRDGIVVPTSAVDRRGIRPTVTRIAGGVAQRIEVTLGIEDQAREQIEVIEGIAAGDTVITGAARGIQPGTRVRASVSAERPASPATR